A stretch of Gemmatimonas aurantiaca T-27 DNA encodes these proteins:
- a CDS encoding ABC transporter ATP-binding protein gives MNPPAKGKPKYDSKRAWSEVRALMWEHRRSVGIGLVLMIISRASGFVLPYSTKFVLDDVIPNKDIRLLGIIALAGFAATIVQSVTGYALSQVVSVAAQQAIARLREDVQGHLIRLPVRYFDSTKSGVLVSRVMNDPEGIRNLIGTGLIQLTGGILSAIAALGVLIHLNWRLTLVTVVFLAIFGAGMSVAFKRLRPIFRERSVITAEVTGRLTETLGGIRLVKVYTAEERERAVFGKGVQRLFANIAKTITGTSLTGTLGFAVVGVIGVIAMYVGGRDVITGAMTLGSLLTFVFFIAMVTAPLVQVASIGTQITEAFAGLDRIRELRDMATEDQEDERKQSVPTVVGHVKFDQVSFEYEPGVPVLHDVTFDAPAGTTTALVGSSGSGKSTMISLIMAFAQPQQGRILVDGTPVSDLRLREYRHHLGVVMQDNFLFDGTVKENIAFTKPSATDEEIMRVAQIANAHEFILGFPQGYETIVGERGVKLSGGQRQRVAIARAILADPRVLILDEATLSLDSESEHLIQEGLRRLRAGRTTFVIAHRLSTITSANQILVLEKGQIVERGTHAELLALGGRYRDLYSRQYQMELDQFINPGEEIAATG, from the coding sequence ATGAATCCTCCTGCCAAAGGCAAGCCGAAGTACGACAGCAAACGCGCCTGGAGTGAAGTGCGCGCCCTCATGTGGGAGCACCGGCGTTCGGTTGGTATCGGACTGGTGCTCATGATCATCAGCCGTGCATCCGGTTTCGTGCTGCCGTATTCCACGAAATTTGTGCTCGACGATGTCATCCCCAACAAGGACATCCGCCTGCTCGGCATCATCGCGCTGGCGGGTTTCGCAGCGACGATTGTGCAGTCCGTCACCGGATATGCGCTTTCCCAGGTGGTCAGCGTGGCCGCCCAGCAGGCCATCGCCCGCCTCCGTGAAGACGTGCAGGGGCACCTGATCCGCCTCCCGGTGCGCTATTTCGACAGCACCAAGAGCGGCGTGCTGGTGTCCCGCGTCATGAATGACCCTGAAGGCATCCGGAATCTCATCGGGACGGGGCTCATTCAGCTCACCGGTGGCATTCTGAGCGCCATCGCGGCCCTCGGCGTGCTCATCCACCTCAACTGGCGCCTCACCCTGGTGACGGTGGTGTTCCTGGCCATCTTCGGTGCCGGCATGAGCGTCGCCTTCAAGCGTCTGCGCCCGATCTTCCGCGAACGCAGTGTCATCACCGCCGAAGTGACCGGCCGCCTCACCGAAACGCTGGGTGGTATTCGTCTGGTGAAGGTGTACACGGCCGAAGAACGCGAGCGCGCCGTGTTTGGCAAAGGTGTGCAGCGTCTGTTCGCGAACATCGCCAAGACCATCACCGGTACTTCACTCACCGGGACCCTGGGATTTGCGGTGGTCGGTGTCATCGGTGTGATCGCGATGTATGTGGGTGGCCGCGATGTCATCACCGGAGCCATGACACTGGGCAGCCTGCTGACATTCGTGTTTTTCATCGCCATGGTCACCGCACCGCTGGTGCAGGTGGCAAGCATCGGTACGCAGATCACCGAAGCCTTTGCCGGCCTGGATCGCATTCGCGAATTGCGCGACATGGCCACCGAAGACCAGGAAGACGAACGCAAGCAGTCCGTGCCCACCGTCGTGGGACATGTGAAGTTCGATCAGGTGTCGTTCGAGTACGAACCCGGTGTGCCCGTGTTGCATGATGTGACGTTCGACGCGCCGGCCGGCACCACCACGGCGCTCGTGGGATCGAGTGGCAGTGGCAAAAGCACCATGATCTCGCTCATCATGGCCTTCGCGCAGCCGCAGCAGGGGCGCATCCTGGTCGACGGTACACCAGTCAGCGACCTGCGCCTCCGCGAGTACCGTCACCACCTTGGCGTGGTCATGCAGGACAATTTCCTGTTCGACGGCACCGTGAAGGAGAACATCGCTTTCACCAAACCCAGCGCCACCGACGAAGAGATCATGCGTGTGGCACAGATCGCCAACGCGCACGAGTTCATTCTCGGATTCCCGCAGGGTTACGAGACGATCGTGGGTGAGCGCGGCGTGAAGCTCTCCGGCGGACAGCGTCAGCGTGTGGCCATCGCCCGCGCCATCCTCGCCGATCCGCGGGTGCTCATCCTCGACGAAGCGACCTTGAGCCTCGACTCCGAAAGCGAACACCTGATTCAGGAAGGGTTGCGTCGTCTGCGCGCGGGCCGCACCACTTTTGTGATCGCGCACCGGCTGTCGACCATCACCAGCGCGAATCAGATCCTGGTGCTGGAGAAGGGGCAGATCGTGGAGCGCGGTACCCATGCGGAGCTGCTGGCATTGGGTGGGCGGTACAGGGAT
- a CDS encoding acyl-ACP desaturase — translation MHLPDSEILAKVEVLADLEKDVEQLMEAHEAKRILWFPSEILAPEPDTDPDLHVKGLRERARGISMPSRVAICLNTLTEEGLPHFHRLLATYLGGDTFWAKWNNLWTAEEDRHGAILHDYTRDSQLLDNPTFERMQFEYLKAGFEPSWDKDPYRVFVYTSLQERATQVSHANTGKLAGEYEPLIGTVLSNVAKEEARHYVFYREIFKRVLDRDPNRALESAALIMPSIDMPGINMPHFRDMADVIRRAGIYGPREYIKIVEDLIKFWTIDKIDGLNEAGRKAQEKIMSINARLERVADMMETRSRAKTFQFQVAFAREFAMD, via the coding sequence ATGCACCTCCCCGATTCAGAAATTCTGGCCAAGGTTGAAGTCCTGGCCGACCTCGAGAAGGACGTGGAACAGCTCATGGAAGCGCATGAAGCCAAGCGCATCCTGTGGTTCCCTTCCGAGATCCTGGCGCCAGAACCGGATACCGACCCTGATCTGCACGTGAAGGGGCTGCGCGAGCGCGCCCGCGGCATCAGCATGCCGTCACGCGTGGCGATCTGCCTCAATACGCTCACCGAAGAAGGCCTGCCGCACTTCCACCGCCTGCTGGCCACCTACCTGGGCGGCGATACGTTCTGGGCGAAGTGGAACAACCTGTGGACGGCCGAAGAAGACCGGCACGGCGCGATTCTGCACGACTACACCCGCGACAGCCAGTTGCTCGACAATCCGACGTTCGAGCGCATGCAGTTCGAATACCTGAAAGCCGGTTTCGAGCCGTCGTGGGACAAGGATCCGTACCGTGTGTTCGTGTACACGTCGCTGCAGGAGCGGGCGACGCAGGTCAGCCATGCCAACACGGGCAAACTGGCCGGCGAGTACGAGCCGCTCATCGGCACGGTGTTGTCGAACGTGGCGAAGGAAGAGGCGCGTCACTACGTCTTCTATCGCGAGATATTCAAGCGCGTGCTCGATCGGGATCCCAACCGGGCGCTCGAATCGGCGGCACTGATCATGCCGAGCATCGACATGCCGGGCATCAACATGCCGCACTTCCGCGATATGGCCGATGTCATTCGCCGGGCCGGTATCTACGGGCCGCGTGAGTACATCAAGATCGTGGAAGATCTCATCAAGTTCTGGACGATCGACAAGATCGACGGACTCAATGAGGCGGGCCGCAAGGCGCAGGAGAAGATCATGTCCATCAATGCCCGCCTCGAGCGGGTGGCCGACATGATGGAAACGCGCAGTCGCGCCAAGACCTTCCAGTTCCAGGTGGCGTTCGCCCGCGAATTCGCGATGGATTGA